ACCAACATGCATCTGATCGACGGCGTCAGCTTCACGAAGGGCTGCTACACGGGCCAAGAGGTCGTCGCCCGGATGCAGCACCTTGGCAAGCTCAAGCGACGGATGTATCTAGCCGAGGTCGAGACGGGCACGCCGCCGCGTCCCGGCGACGTGCTCTTCTCGCCGGACAGCCACTCCGGGCAGGGCACGGGGATCGTCGTCGATGCCCAAGAAAGCGCCCCGGGCCGCTACGAGCTCCTCGCCGTCGTCGAGGTCGAATCCGCCGAGCAGGACCATGTCCGACTCGGCATCGACGGCCCGCACCTGACGCTGCGTGCCCCGCCCTACGGTTTCCGCGCCGCGAGCTGAGATCGATGGTCCGCGCAGCGGACCCTACGCTCACGATCATCGAACCGTCGGCGGTGTTCAGTCGTCGCGGCCCTCGGGGCGCATGTGCGGGAAGAGCAGCACATCGCGGATCGACGGCGAATCGGTGAAGAGCATCACGAGCCGGTCGACGCCGATCCCCTCGCCCGCCGTCGGCGGCATTCCGTGCTCGAGGGCGCGGACATAGTCGGCGTCGTAGTGCATCGCCTCCAGGTCGCCGGCCTCCTTCTCGGCGGCCTGCCGGCGAAACCGCTCGGCCTGGTCCTCTGCGTCGTTGAGCTCGGAGAAGCCGTTGGCGATCTCGCGGCCGCCGATGAACAGCTCGAACCGATCCGTGACGAAGGGATCATCGTCGTTGCGCCGCGCGAGCGGTGAGACCTCGGTCGGGTACTCGGTGATGAAGGTCGGATCGTGCAGCTGCGGCTCGACCGTCTTCTCGAAGATCTCGAGCATGATCTTGCCGAGCCCCCAGCCGGCCTCGACCGAGATCTGGCGGCGCTCGGCCGCGGCCCGAGCACGCGCCGGATCGACGAGATCGGCCGGCGTCAGGTCCGGATTGAAGTGCCCGATCGCCTCGCGCACCGTCATCCGCCGGAACGGCCGGCCGAGATCGTAGACGGCACCCTGGTATTCGACCCGCGCCTCGCCACAGAGCGTCTCGGCGAGGCCGCGCAGCAGATCCTCGGTGAGATCCATCAGGTCGCGATAGTCGGCATAGGCCTCGTAGAACTCGAGCATCGTGAACTCGGGGTTGTGACGCGTCGAGAGCCCCTCGTTGCGGAAGCTGCGGTTGACCTCGTAGACCTTCTCGAGGCCGCCAACGACCAGGCGCTTGAGATAGAGCTCGGGGGCGATGCGCAGGTAGAGCGGTATGTCGAGCGCGTTGTGGTGGGTCACGAACGGCCGCGCGACCGCCCCGCCGGGGATGACGTGCATCATCGGCGTCTCGACCTCCAGGTAGCCGCGCCCGTTCAGATAGTCGCGCAGATACTGGATGATGCGGGTGCGGGTGCGGAAGGTCTCGCGCGTCTCCGCGTTCACGATCAGGTCGAGGTAGCGCTGGCGGTAGCGGCTCTCCAGGTCGGTCAGGCCGTGGAACTTCTCCGGCAGCGGACGCAACGCCTTGGTCAGCAATCGGATCGACTCGCAGCGCAGCGAGAGCTCGCCGGTCTTGGTGCGGAACAGCGTGCCCTCGGCGCCGACGATGTCGCCGAGATCCAGGTCGCGCTTGTAGGCGGCATAGGGCTCGCTGCCGAGCTGGTCGCGCTGGATGAAGAGCTGGATACGCCCGGACATGTCCTGAAGGTGCGAGAAGCTCGCCTTACCCATGACCCGCCGGCTCATCAGCCGCCCGGCCACCCGAACCCGGCGGGCATCGGCCTCCAGCGCCTCGGCGTCGACATCGCCGAAGCGCGCGTGCAGCTCACCGGCCAAGGCGTCGCGGCGAAAGTCGTTCGGGAAGGCAGTGCCGCGGGCGCGCAGTTGGTCGAGCTTCTCGCGCCGCTGTGCGATGAGCTTGTTCTCGTCGTGCTGGTCGTGATCGGTCATAGTCCGTTCAATCGTTGCCTGTCGGGTTCGAGGATGGTCACAGCCCGCTCTTCAGGCTGGCCTCGATGAAGGGGTCGAGATGGCCGTCGAGCACCGCCTGGGTGTTGGCGGTCTCGACGCCGGTACGCAGATCCTTGATCCGCGACTGGTCGAGGACGTAGGAGCGGATCTGACTCCCCCAGCCGATGTCGGACTTGCTCTCCTCGACGGCCTGCTGCGAGGCACGGCGCTTCTGCATCTCCAGCTCGTAGAGCTTAGCCTTGAGCTGGCGCATCGCCTGGTCCTTGTTCTGGTGCTGCGAGCGGCCGTTCTGACACTGCACGACGATGCCGGTCGGGTTGTGCGTGATGCGCACCGCCGACTCGGTCCGGTTGACGTGCTGGCCGCCGGCGCCACTCGCGCGGTAGACATCGATGCGCAGATCGGCCGGGTTGATCTCGACCTCGACGCTGTCATCGATCTCGGGCGAGACGAAGACGGCCGCGAACGAGGTGTGGCGGCGGTTACCCGAATCGAACGGCGACTTGCGCACCAGCCGATGCACGCCGATCTCGGTGCGCAGCCAACCGAAGGCGTAGCCACCCTCGAAACGGATGGTCGCGCTCTTGATGCCGGCCACCTCGCCCGGGGAGACCTCCATCAGCTCGGTCTTGAAACCGTGGCGCTCGCCCCAGCGCAGATACATCCGCAGCAGCATCTCGGCCCAATCCTGGGCCTCGGTACCGCCCGAACCGGCCTGGATATCGACGAACGCGTTGTTCGCATCCATCTCGCCGGAGAACATCCGCCGAAACTCCAGTTCGCCGACCCGCTGCTCGAAGCCTTCGAGGTCGGTGCAGATGGTCGCCACCGTCGCCTCGTCGCCCTCCTCGACCGCCATCGCCAAGAGTTCATCGGCGTCGGTCAGGCCGGCATCGAGCTCATCGAGACCGACCACGACCTGTTCCAGCGTCGCCCGCTCGCGCCCGAGTCCCTGGGCCCGCTCCGGGTCGCTCCAGACCTCCGGGTCCTCGAGCTCGCGCAAGACCTCGGTCAGGCGATCCTTCTTCTCGGCATAGTCAAAGATACCCCCTAAGGGACGCCATACGCCCCCGGAGGTCGTTGATCTGGGAGTGGATTGGATTGATGTCTTGCACCTGGTTCTCCGACGTTCTCGTTTCATCTCAAATCGCGTCCGAACCGCCGAGAGGCCTTCATGTCTTGACGCGCCTTTGCGGTTCTGAACTGTGCGATCGCGCAGCTCGCCGGTCGGACCGGCTCCGCCGGGCAAGGCTGCAACTATAAGGGATCGCGCGCGAAAGAGCACAAATCAGGGGCGGTCTCGGTTCGTGTCCCCGGAAAGGAGCCGAGCCGCGGCGACAGCCGCCTGGCCAAGCGAGAGTCCGCCGTCGTTGGCCGGAACCTTGCCATGGACCAGGACCTGCAAACCCGACCTGCGCAGCCCGACGGCCACGGCCTCGAGCAGGCGTTTGTTCTGAAAGACCCCGCCGGAGAGGGCCGCCGCCGCGAGCCCATGGCGACTGGCGAGCTGTTCGGCCGCCGTCACGACCGCAGCGGCGAGCCCGTCGTGAAAACGCGCAGCGACGACGGCCGGCACGGCGTCGACCGCGAGGTCTGCCAGCAAGGCGCTCCACATCGGCGTCGGGTCGATCAGCAGGCAGCCGCGCGCGTCCTCGGCCAGCGCGAACGGATAGCCCGGCCCGCCCCTCGGCGCACGATCGGCGAGCACCTCCAGCTCGATCGCCGCCTGCCCCTCGTAACGGATCCCATCGCGGCACAGACCGACGGCCCCGGCCACGGCATCGAAGAGCCGCCCGCACGAGCTCGTCGGTGGGGCGTTGAGGCCGCGTTCGATCATCCGGTCGCAGACGGCCAGCGGCTGGCCGGCGAGCCAGCGCACCAGCTCGAGGTCCGGGTAGGCAGCCTGGACCCGGTCCCAACCCAGGTGGGTGCGGAGCTGCGCATAGGTGTTGCGCCAGGGCTCGCGCACGGCCCGCTCGCCGCCCGGCATCGCGACCGGTGCCAGCCAGCCGACCCGCTCGAAACTCAGGTATTCGGCGACGAGCAGCTCGCCGCCCCAGAAGCTGCCATCGGGCCCGTAGCCGAGCCCGTCGAGGGCGATGCCAAGGACGCGGCCACCCGCCAGTGGCCAACCGTTGTCGGCAAGCACCGAGGCGATATGGGCATGGTGGTGCTGGACAGTGACGAGCGGGAGCCCGGCGCGCGCCGCCCAGGCCCGGCCGGTCAACGTCGAGCGGTAGCCCGGGTGGGCATCGACGGCCAGGGCGGTCGGCGCGTGGCGGTAGAGGGCAAGATAGAGATTGAAGGTGCGCTCGTACTCGCGGGCGGTGCGGGCCTCCTCGAGGTCGCCGAGGTGCTGGGACAAGATGGCCTGGCCGTCCTGGACCAGGCAGATGGTGACCTTCAGCTCGCCGCCGAGGGCGAGGAGCGGCGCCGCCGCAGCGAAGCCCTCCGGCAGCGGCAGCGGCACCGGGGCATAGCCGCGGGCGCGGCGTAGCAGCTGCGGGGCGCCATCGAGGAGACGCAAGACCGAGTCGTCGACCCGGTTGACGATTGCTCGGTCGTGTAGGAGCCGGTAGTCGGCGAGCCCGGCGAGGCGCTCGGTGGCCTCGTCGTTGGCGATGCACTGGGGCTCCTCGGAACGGTTGCCGCTGGTCATCACGAGCGGCCGTTCCCAATCGGCGAGGAGCAGGTGATGCAGCGGGCTGTAGGGCAACATGAAGCCGAGGGTGTCCTGGCCCGGGGCGACCGCCGCGGCCACCGCCTGCGGCCCGCCGGCCCGGAGCAGGACGATCGGCGCCGCCGGGCTCGCGAGGAGCGCGGCCTCGGCCGCGCCCACCTCGGCATAGCGGCCGATCACGGCCAGGTCGCGGGCCATCAGCGCGAACGGCTTGGCATAGCGCCCTTTGCGTCGTCGCAGGCGGGCGACGGCCTGCGGGTCGCCGGCGTCGCAGGCCAGGTGGAAGCCGCCGATCCCCTTCAGCGCGACGATCGCCCCCTGCGCGAGCAGTCGGCTCGCGGCAGCGATGGCATCGATGCCGCCCAACTCGGCCGGATCGAGCCGCCATCCGCCGGCGTCCTCGAGCCAGACCTGCGGCCCGCAAACCCCACAGGCATTCGGCTGGGCGTGAAAGCGTCGGTCGCCCGGGTCGGCGTACTCGGCGGCACAGTCCGGGCACATCGCGAAGGCCGCCATGCTGGTGTTGACACGATCGTACGGGATGCGTTCGACGATGCTCAGGCGGGGGCCGCAGTGGGTGCAGTTGATGAAGGGGTAACGCCAGCGCCGGTCGGCCGGGTCGAAGAGCTCGCGTCGGCAGGCCGGACAGGTGGCGGCATCGGGCACCACGGCGGTGCGCACGGCCCCGCCGCCACTCGCGACGATGCGGAAGGGTCCGGCGGGTGCGGCCTCGGCGAGGGCGCTCCGCTCCAGCGAATCGATGCGCGCGAGCGGCGGGCACTGGGCACGGAGCTCGGCGCAGAAGCGCTCGCGCGCGCGCGTGTCACCCCAGAGGCGGATCAAGACCCCTTCGCCGTCGTTGCGGACCTCGCCGCTCAGCCCGTGGGCCTGGGCGAGGCGCCAGACGGTCGGTCGGAAGCCGACCCCCTGGACTAGGCCGCGCACGCGGATCGCCTCGCCGCCGGCCCGCTCGCTCACCCTGTCACTCCGGCGCGAGCAGCCACTTGACGACGGCCCCGGCCAGCATCAGCCCGAACAGGGCCGGCAGGTAGCTCAGCGTGCCGTTGACGGCGCGCGGTCGGCCGCGGCTCACCGGTTCCGGCGGCAGCGGCGGGCACGGCGGCTCGTCGGACCAGACCGCCAGCACGCCGCGCCCCAGGCCACGGCGGCGCAGGCGCTGGCGCACCTCGCGCGCCAGCGGACAGCCGCGCGAGTCCATCAGGTCGCCCAGGTGCAGGCGCGCCGGGTCGCTGCGCCCGCCGGCGCCCATACTGCTCGCGACAGGCACGCCGCCGCGCAATGCCGCCTCGAGCAGCGCCAGCTTGCAGCTCAGGCTGTCGATCGCATCGAGGACCTGGTCGTGGCCGTCGGCGACCAGGTCCACCATCTCCTCGGCACCGACGAAACGGTCGAGCGCCGTCACCCGGCAGGCCGGATTGATGTCGGCGAGCCGCTCGGCCATGACCTCGACCTTGCGTCGCCCAATCGTCGAGCCGAGCGCGAGGAGCTGACGGTTGAGGTTCGAAGGCGCGACCAGATCGCCGTCGACGACCGTCAGGCGGCCGACGCCGGCTCGCGCCAGGGCCTCTGCCGCATAGGCACCGACCCCACCCAGGCCGACGACCAGGACCTGCGCCGCGGCGAGCCGCGCGATGCCGTTGTCGCCGACGACGATCCGGGTTCGCTCGGCGAGCGCCGTAGCCGGTTCCGTCTGTGGCTCGTGGGAAATGACGGACATGCTTGGGCCGGCCTCAGAGCTTCAGGACCGCGCGGGCGTTGGCCGTCGTCTGCGCGGCCAGCGCCGTCGGGTCCTCACCCCGCAGATCCGCGAGCGCTGCCAAGACATCGGGTAGGTACTCGGGGCTGTTGCGCTCGCCCTGGTGGGCGGCGACGGTCAGGTCCGGGGCATCGGTCTCCAGCACGATGGCCGTCTCGGGCAACGCCCGAGCGAGCCGGTGCAACCGACTGGAGCGGGCGAAGGTGACCATACCGCCGAAGCCGAGCACGAAGCCGAGCTCCAGGTACTGCTGGGCCTGCTGAAGGCTACCGTTGAAGGCGTGGGCGATCCCGCCGGACAGCCGCATGCGGCGCAGGATCGCGAGGACCTGGTCGTGGGCCTTGCGTACGTGGAGCAGAACGGGCAGATCGGCCGCCTGGGCGATCGCGAGCTGGGCCTCGAACAGCACCCGTTGGCGCTCGGGGTCGACATCGGCGACGAAATAGTCCAGGCCGATCTCGCCGATCGCGACCGGCGGCGCGGCGGCGATGGCCTGCTCCAAGGCATCGAGATCCCTTGGTCCGTGTTCATCGAGATAGACGGGGTGGAGGCCGAGGGCCGGGTGCAGCCCCGGCTCGCCCGCGCAGAGCCGGCGCAGATCACTCCAACCGGCGGCCGTGATGGCGGGGAGGACGATATCGGTGACGCCCGCCTCACGGGCGCGGGCGAGTACGACGTTGCGGTCGGCGTCGAAATCGGCCAGGTCGAGATGGCAATGAGTATCGATCAATATGGGCGGCGCGGACATGGTGCGGTTTGCACGGGCAGTCGTCCTGAGAATATTGCGACCGCCCTGGTGCCCGTCAATGCCGTCAGCCCGTGACTGCCCGCTTGTCGCGGACATAGTGGGCCTTGTGCGGCCCGTCGCCGATCTGGCGTTCCTCGACCTCGAAGAGCTGGAGCGCCTTGATCAGACCGCTGAGCTTGGCGTAGCCGTAGTTGCGGGCGTCGAACTCGGGGGCCCGCTTGGCGATCGTCGAGCCGACCGCACCGAGGCCGGCCCAGCCGGCGTCGTCGGCAGCGGCATCGACGGCTAGGCGGACCAGATGGACCAGCTTGGCGTCCTGCCTGAGCTCCTTGCCACTCTTGCGCGCGGTCGTCTCGCCCTCGTCGTCCTCGCGCAGGAGTTCGGTGAAGACGAACTTGTCGCAGGCCGCGACGAAGGGCTCGGGGGTCTTCTTCTCGCCGAACCCGTAGACGACGGTGCCCGACTCGCGCAGCCGCGAGGCCAGGCGGGTGAAGTCGCTGTCGCTCGAGACGATGCAGAAGCCCTCGAAGTTGCCCGTGTAGAGCAGGTCCATCGCGTCGATCATCATCGCGCCGTCGGTCGCGTTCTTGCCTTTCGTGTAGCGGAACTGCTGGATCGGCTGGATCGAATGGCGCAGCAGCACCTCCTTCCAGCCGCCGAGATTCGGCAGCGTCCAGTCGCCGTAGATCCGCTTGACGTGGGCGGTGCCGTACTTGGCAATCTCGGCGAGCAGCCCCTCGACGATAGCCGGTGCGGCATTGTCCGCGTCGATCAGCACGGCCAGCCGTTTGTTGTCATCGTTCGCCATCGATCGCTCCTCGCAGTGGCGCCTGCCGACCTTTACCACATCAGGTCGTCCGGCACCTTGAACTCGGCGTAATCATCATCCTCGCCGCTCTCGGTGCCCGGCTTGTTGAAGACGATGATCCGCTCGGGCTGGCGCGCCGCGACCCGCTCGGCGATGGCGGCCGGGATGAGCTCGTAGAAGGTATCCTGGCGTACGACCGCCAAGTTCCCGTCGACGACCTGTTGCTGCTGCTCACGCCGCAGATAGAGACGCTTCAAGGTCGAGCCGTCGGTGAAGTTGAAGGCCACCTCGCCGCCGTCGCGCGAGAGCCGGTGGGCGTGGATCAGCTCGCGCAGTTCGTTGTCGAGCGCCTTGCGCCGGGTGGCTTCCTGATGCTGGCGATTGAGCTCGCGATCACGCTTCGCCTTCTCGGCCTGGGCACGACGGGCCTGCTCCCGCGCCGGATCGACGTGCGCGGCGCCCTTCGGCGCCGCCTTGCCCTTCTTGCGCTTGTCGCTTCGTGCCTGCTTGAGCTTTTGCTCGTCGACCAGGCCAGCCTTGAGTAATTGTTCCTGAAGGGAGTTGCCCACCTTAAGAAGATCTCCACGATGGCGCCCCGTCATCGATCTGCTCCATCCCCGAGCGGCGCTCGCGTTCGGCGACGGCACCGGACCTCGATCCTGATGACCGGGGTCTCGGCTTTCAAGGATGGAGCAGCCTTCAATGCAAGGCAAGCGCGAGCATCGCCGTTGGTGTCCCGGCGGGCGCTTGCGGTTAGAATCAGCGCTGCCTTTTAGATGGGACTACCCGCCGTGCTCAGACAACGACAGGGTCCTGGGTTGAGAAATACCACACCAACGACCGAGATAACGCCTTCTGCCTCGGATTGACCAGGCGAGCTGGCTACGATGCCGCCGCTGCGACCGGCACTTGCATCGAACCAACAAGTTTTCCTCAGACACATCAAGCCTTCAGGAGATGACAGATGATCTATCGTGCCGCCCTGCTCGCCCTCGGCCTCGCCGTCACCGTCCCCGGCTTCGCCGCCCAGTCCACTGCCGTCGGCTACGTCGACATGGGGAAGGTCCTCGAGCAGAGTAGGCTCGGTCAGAACGCCCAAGAACGCCTGGAGAAGGAGTTCGGCCCGCAACGTACCGAGATCGCCCAAGAAGAGCTCGCCATTCGCCAGTTGAAGGAAGGATTGGATCGCGACAAGCCGTTGATGAGCGAACAGCAGATCACGAAGCGACAGCAAGAGATCAAGGACAAACTGCAAGCCCTTCAGAAGAAGGCGGCAGTGTTTCAAGAGAAACTGATGAACGAGCAGCAAAAGATCACCCAGGAGATCATCGGTCCGGCCCTGAAGGCCGTCGAGAAGGTCGCCAGCAAGCGAAAGGTCTCGGCCGTCTTCGAGCGCACCCGTGCCGGCCTGCTCTATATCGAGGACGGCCTCAATCTCACCGACGCGGTCCTCAAACAGCTCGATGCCGATACGAAGTAGTCAGCGGCGGCGCATCTCGAAGGCGTCGAGGCGCCTGTGCGGGGCA
This portion of the Thioflavicoccus mobilis 8321 genome encodes:
- a CDS encoding TatD family hydrolase, which gives rise to MSAPPILIDTHCHLDLADFDADRNVVLARAREAGVTDIVLPAITAAGWSDLRRLCAGEPGLHPALGLHPVYLDEHGPRDLDALEQAIAAAPPVAIGEIGLDYFVADVDPERQRVLFEAQLAIAQAADLPVLLHVRKAHDQVLAILRRMRLSGGIAHAFNGSLQQAQQYLELGFVLGFGGMVTFARSSRLHRLARALPETAIVLETDAPDLTVAAHQGERNSPEYLPDVLAALADLRGEDPTALAAQTTANARAVLKL
- the lysS gene encoding lysine--tRNA ligase — encoded protein: MTDHDQHDENKLIAQRREKLDQLRARGTAFPNDFRRDALAGELHARFGDVDAEALEADARRVRVAGRLMSRRVMGKASFSHLQDMSGRIQLFIQRDQLGSEPYAAYKRDLDLGDIVGAEGTLFRTKTGELSLRCESIRLLTKALRPLPEKFHGLTDLESRYRQRYLDLIVNAETRETFRTRTRIIQYLRDYLNGRGYLEVETPMMHVIPGGAVARPFVTHHNALDIPLYLRIAPELYLKRLVVGGLEKVYEVNRSFRNEGLSTRHNPEFTMLEFYEAYADYRDLMDLTEDLLRGLAETLCGEARVEYQGAVYDLGRPFRRMTVREAIGHFNPDLTPADLVDPARARAAAERRQISVEAGWGLGKIMLEIFEKTVEPQLHDPTFITEYPTEVSPLARRNDDDPFVTDRFELFIGGREIANGFSELNDAEDQAERFRRQAAEKEAGDLEAMHYDADYVRALEHGMPPTAGEGIGVDRLVMLFTDSPSIRDVLLFPHMRPEGRDD
- the prfB gene encoding peptide chain release factor 2 (programmed frameshift), whose product is MQDINPIHSQINDLRGRMASLRGYLDYAEKKDRLTEVLRELEDPEVWSDPERAQGLGRERATLEQVVVGLDELDAGLTDADELLAMAVEEGDEATVATICTDLEGFEQRVGELEFRRMFSGEMDANNAFVDIQAGSGGTEAQDWAEMLLRMYLRWGERHGFKTELMEVSPGEVAGIKSATIRFEGGYAFGWLRTEIGVHRLVRKSPFDSGNRRHTSFAAVFVSPEIDDSVEVEINPADLRIDVYRASGAGGQHVNRTESAVRITHNPTGIVVQCQNGRSQHQNKDQAMRQLKAKLYELEMQKRRASQQAVEESKSDIGWGSQIRSYVLDQSRIKDLRTGVETANTQAVLDGHLDPFIEASLKSGL
- a CDS encoding DUF2058 domain-containing protein, with protein sequence MGNSLQEQLLKAGLVDEQKLKQARSDKRKKGKAAPKGAAHVDPAREQARRAQAEKAKRDRELNRQHQEATRRKALDNELRELIHAHRLSRDGGEVAFNFTDGSTLKRLYLRREQQQQVVDGNLAVVRQDTFYELIPAAIAERVAARQPERIIVFNKPGTESGEDDDYAEFKVPDDLMW
- a CDS encoding tRNA threonylcarbamoyladenosine dehydratase; amino-acid sequence: MSVISHEPQTEPATALAERTRIVVGDNGIARLAAAQVLVVGLGGVGAYAAEALARAGVGRLTVVDGDLVAPSNLNRQLLALGSTIGRRKVEVMAERLADINPACRVTALDRFVGAEEMVDLVADGHDQVLDAIDSLSCKLALLEAALRGGVPVASSMGAGGRSDPARLHLGDLMDSRGCPLAREVRQRLRRRGLGRGVLAVWSDEPPCPPLPPEPVSRGRPRAVNGTLSYLPALFGLMLAGAVVKWLLAPE
- the hypF gene encoding carbamoyltransferase HypF, giving the protein MSERAGGEAIRVRGLVQGVGFRPTVWRLAQAHGLSGEVRNDGEGVLIRLWGDTRARERFCAELRAQCPPLARIDSLERSALAEAAPAGPFRIVASGGGAVRTAVVPDAATCPACRRELFDPADRRWRYPFINCTHCGPRLSIVERIPYDRVNTSMAAFAMCPDCAAEYADPGDRRFHAQPNACGVCGPQVWLEDAGGWRLDPAELGGIDAIAAASRLLAQGAIVALKGIGGFHLACDAGDPQAVARLRRRKGRYAKPFALMARDLAVIGRYAEVGAAEAALLASPAAPIVLLRAGGPQAVAAAVAPGQDTLGFMLPYSPLHHLLLADWERPLVMTSGNRSEEPQCIANDEATERLAGLADYRLLHDRAIVNRVDDSVLRLLDGAPQLLRRARGYAPVPLPLPEGFAAAAPLLALGGELKVTICLVQDGQAILSQHLGDLEEARTAREYERTFNLYLALYRHAPTALAVDAHPGYRSTLTGRAWAARAGLPLVTVQHHHAHIASVLADNGWPLAGGRVLGIALDGLGYGPDGSFWGGELLVAEYLSFERVGWLAPVAMPGGERAVREPWRNTYAQLRTHLGWDRVQAAYPDLELVRWLAGQPLAVCDRMIERGLNAPPTSSCGRLFDAVAGAVGLCRDGIRYEGQAAIELEVLADRAPRGGPGYPFALAEDARGCLLIDPTPMWSALLADLAVDAVPAVVAARFHDGLAAAVVTAAEQLASRHGLAAAALSGGVFQNKRLLEAVAVGLRRSGLQVLVHGKVPANDGGLSLGQAAVAAARLLSGDTNRDRP
- a CDS encoding NYN domain-containing protein — its product is MANDDNKRLAVLIDADNAAPAIVEGLLAEIAKYGTAHVKRIYGDWTLPNLGGWKEVLLRHSIQPIQQFRYTKGKNATDGAMMIDAMDLLYTGNFEGFCIVSSDSDFTRLASRLRESGTVVYGFGEKKTPEPFVAACDKFVFTELLREDDEGETTARKSGKELRQDAKLVHLVRLAVDAAADDAGWAGLGAVGSTIAKRAPEFDARNYGYAKLSGLIKALQLFEVEERQIGDGPHKAHYVRDKRAVTG
- a CDS encoding OmpH family outer membrane protein, coding for MIYRAALLALGLAVTVPGFAAQSTAVGYVDMGKVLEQSRLGQNAQERLEKEFGPQRTEIAQEELAIRQLKEGLDRDKPLMSEQQITKRQQEIKDKLQALQKKAAVFQEKLMNEQQKITQEIIGPALKAVEKVASKRKVSAVFERTRAGLLYIEDGLNLTDAVLKQLDADTK